A DNA window from Luteolibacter luteus contains the following coding sequences:
- a CDS encoding LytR/AlgR family response regulator transcription factor gives MIRVFIVDDEKPARRELLRLLAPHADFEVTGEFSSAAEASHALTKLKPDVIFLDIQMPDLSGLDAAEKLAGSEARIVFVTAYAQHSLQAFEVAAFDYLLKPVDPERFARTLDRLRQQGSKQEPTPEAVLKEDDRIFLRSSGRSWFPALASIFLLRSEGNYTRLHFDAESPLIGRSLNDFEKRLPSAMFFRANRTEMVNLRWIEATEDWFSNSIKARLRDGTEVTLSRRQSRVFRSQFGM, from the coding sequence CATCGTGGACGACGAGAAACCGGCGCGGCGGGAGCTCCTGCGCCTGCTTGCCCCGCATGCCGACTTCGAGGTCACGGGAGAATTTTCCTCTGCTGCAGAAGCATCGCATGCCCTCACCAAGCTGAAGCCGGATGTGATCTTTCTGGATATCCAAATGCCGGATCTCTCCGGTCTGGATGCGGCGGAAAAACTGGCGGGCTCGGAGGCGAGGATCGTCTTCGTCACGGCCTATGCGCAGCACTCGCTCCAGGCATTCGAGGTCGCGGCTTTCGATTACCTCTTGAAGCCGGTAGATCCGGAGCGTTTCGCCAGGACGCTCGATCGCCTGCGTCAGCAGGGCTCAAAGCAAGAGCCCACCCCCGAAGCCGTGTTGAAAGAAGACGACCGCATTTTCCTGCGCAGCAGCGGCCGAAGTTGGTTTCCTGCGCTTGCTTCCATCTTTCTGCTGCGCTCGGAGGGCAACTACACGCGCCTCCACTTCGATGCCGAGTCACCCTTGATCGGACGTTCCCTGAATGACTTCGAGAAACGCCTGCCTTCCGCAATGTTCTTCCGCGCCAACCGCACCGAGATGGTGAACCTGCGCTGGATCGAAGCGACCGAGGATTGGTTCAGCAATTCCATCAAGGCAAGGCTCCGCGATGGAACCGAAGTAACACTATCGCGCCGGCAGTCGCGCGTGTTCCGTTCTCAATTCGGAATGTGA
- a CDS encoding serine hydrolase domain-containing protein, with the protein MSPSALGELLSVFEENFRTRGELGASVSVWWRGEEILSTAQGWCEKEQLRPWTADTLVPVYSATKGPSAATLLLALDAKGFGPDTPVREIWPGFPVGEATFAHLLSHQCGLAALDRRAQVWDHEEVVAAIEAQVPAWRPGQGHGYHPRTFGALVEEPVRRLTGKTLGALWREKIAEPLGLEFWIGLPEAQWSRVAKLYPGKAAAEDLQSGFYREFNTEGTLSRRAFGSPRGLHSVQEMNDPKAWSSGLPAMGGVGTASALAKFYQAAIGAIESPLNEKVRHALGDMQVSGDDKVLIQPTAFSCGCQLDPLDASGRKIRELYGPSTSAFGHPGAGGSHALGDPESGVSFAYVMNQMELSVLPGRKSVDMVQALFS; encoded by the coding sequence GTGTCTCCGTCCGCACTTGGCGAACTGCTCTCGGTCTTTGAGGAAAACTTTCGCACTCGCGGGGAGCTCGGAGCCTCGGTGAGTGTCTGGTGGCGGGGCGAGGAGATCCTTTCGACAGCCCAAGGCTGGTGCGAAAAGGAACAGCTGCGGCCTTGGACGGCAGATACGCTCGTGCCGGTTTATTCGGCGACAAAGGGGCCATCGGCCGCGACTCTTCTGCTGGCTCTTGATGCCAAGGGTTTCGGACCGGATACGCCGGTGCGCGAGATCTGGCCGGGCTTCCCTGTGGGGGAGGCGACCTTTGCCCATCTTCTTTCGCATCAATGTGGGCTCGCAGCCTTGGATCGCCGTGCGCAGGTCTGGGATCACGAAGAAGTCGTCGCTGCGATCGAAGCCCAGGTGCCGGCATGGCGGCCGGGACAGGGGCATGGCTATCACCCGCGGACTTTCGGGGCTTTGGTGGAGGAGCCGGTGCGACGCCTCACGGGAAAGACACTGGGTGCGCTATGGCGCGAAAAAATAGCGGAACCGCTCGGGCTCGAATTTTGGATCGGACTTCCGGAAGCGCAATGGAGCCGCGTCGCGAAACTCTATCCGGGAAAGGCGGCTGCGGAGGATCTGCAGAGCGGCTTCTACCGGGAGTTCAATACGGAGGGCACGCTCAGCCGTCGCGCGTTCGGGTCACCGCGCGGGCTTCACTCGGTGCAGGAGATGAATGATCCGAAGGCGTGGTCTTCCGGTCTGCCGGCGATGGGTGGCGTGGGCACCGCGAGCGCCTTGGCAAAGTTTTACCAGGCGGCGATCGGAGCGATCGAGAGCCCCCTGAACGAGAAGGTTCGTCACGCGCTCGGCGACATGCAGGTTTCCGGAGATGACAAGGTGCTGATTCAGCCGACTGCCTTCTCCTGTGGTTGCCAGCTCGATCCGCTGGATGCCAGCGGCCGGAAAATTCGCGAGCTTTATGGTCCGTCCACATCCGCCTTCGGACATCCCGGCGCGGGAGGGAGCCATGCGCTTGGCGATCCGGAGAGTGGCGTGAGCTTCGCTTACGTGATGAACCAGATGGAGCTCAGCGTGCTGCCGGGCCGAAAGAGCGTGGATATGGTGCAGGCCTTGTTTTCCTGA